CCAGCCGCTATGAGAAAATGACCACCCTGACCATCGGGCAACTGGTGGGCATGGTGGCGGGCATCGCCCTGGGCGCCGCCGCAGGCGCTCCCGAGGCCGGAAGCGCGCTGATTCTGGGCTCCCAGGCGGCCGCCGCCCAGACGTACTTGAGCTACAGCCGCGAGGACGAGCGCGAGGCGGACCAGGTGGGCATGAACTATCTGGTGGCCGCCGGATATCCGCCCCAGGGGATGGTCGGGGCCTTCGAGACCATCCGGCGCATGCGCTGGCTCAAGGGCCAGGGCACCATCCCGGCCTACTTGAGCACCCACCCCGATGTCACCGAACGGCTAGGCTACCTCAAAGACCGCATCAACCAGATGCCCAAGGCCATTCGCGACCGCAAGGAGAACGACGGCAAATTCCTGCGCGCCCAGACCATCATCCGGGCCCGCTACGACGACCCCCCGAAGGCCATCGGATACTACCGGGGCCTGGGGGCCAAGATGACCTGCCTGGACAGGCTTGGGCTGGCCGTGGCCCTGGGCCGCACCCATGACATCGCCGCCGCCAGAACGGCCTTTGGCGAGGCCATGGCCTGCGGCGGGGAAGACCCCTTATGGCTGCGCGAGATCGGCCGCTTCGAGATCAAGTCCCGGCGCTACGACCTGGCCGAAGACTATCTCAGGCGCTCCGTGGACAAAAATCCCAACGACCTGACGGCCCTTTTCGAATACGCCCGGCTTCTGGCCCAGACCGGCCATTTCGCCCAGGCCCTGCCCTACATGAACCGGGTGCGCATGAATTTCCCCGACAACGCGGAGATCCAGACCGCCTACGGCCAGATGCTCGGGCAGTCCGGCGATTTGTTCCGGGCCCACCTGCATCTGGCCTATGCCGCCGTCTATGAAAACAACGAACGCCAGGCCGAGTTCCAGATCAAAAAAACCAAGGATCTGGCCAAATCCGAGGAACAAAAACAGGAACTGGCCAAACTCGAGGAACTTTTCAAAAAACGGACTGAACTCTTGAAACGGAGGATTTTCTGAACATGAGCGCGCCGCATCTCTTTCGCCTGCCCAAGGACGCCGACCTCCTGGAGGCCCTGGACGCCATCTGTCGAGACAAGGGCATCACCCACGCCACAATCACGGTGATCGGCGCGCTGAGCCGGGCCAGCCTGGGGTTTTATCTCCAGGACGAGCACCGCTATGTCTCCCACGAGGTGGACAAGCCCCTGGAGGTGCTGGCCGGGCTTGGCAGCGTGTCCCTTAAGGAAGGCCAGCCCTTTGTGCACCTGCATCTGACCCTAAGCGACGCCACCGGCGCGGCCCTTGGCGGCCACGCCATGCCCGGCTGCCGCATCTTCGCGGCCGAAGCGGCCATCCAGACGGCCGAGGGGCCTGAAAAACACCGGGTGTTCGA
Above is a genomic segment from Desulfolutivibrio sulfodismutans DSM 3696 containing:
- a CDS encoding beta-barrel assembly-enhancing protease produces the protein MSTPLRRTAVLTAFLACLAAGACALFWQVARPVPARADLFEFTLKDERELGEKFNALVRSKLPLVDDAEIQAYVTDMVNRVAKSMPPQPFPLTIGVIQNNALNAFAAPAGYVFVFTGLILNLNHESEVAAVIAHELAHVSQRHLASRYEKMTTLTIGQLVGMVAGIALGAAAGAPEAGSALILGSQAAAAQTYLSYSREDEREADQVGMNYLVAAGYPPQGMVGAFETIRRMRWLKGQGTIPAYLSTHPDVTERLGYLKDRINQMPKAIRDRKENDGKFLRAQTIIRARYDDPPKAIGYYRGLGAKMTCLDRLGLAVALGRTHDIAAARTAFGEAMACGGEDPLWLREIGRFEIKSRRYDLAEDYLRRSVDKNPNDLTALFEYARLLAQTGHFAQALPYMNRVRMNFPDNAEIQTAYGQMLGQSGDLFRAHLHLAYAAVYENNERQAEFQIKKTKDLAKSEEQKQELAKLEELFKKRTELLKRRIF
- a CDS encoding PPC domain-containing DNA-binding protein, which gives rise to MSAPHLFRLPKDADLLEALDAICRDKGITHATITVIGALSRASLGFYLQDEHRYVSHEVDKPLEVLAGLGSVSLKEGQPFVHLHLTLSDATGAALGGHAMPGCRIFAAEAAIQTAEGPEKHRVFDEATGLFLWG